One Maribacter cobaltidurans genomic window carries:
- a CDS encoding chorismate-binding protein: MLTSLIEKARDHYLQQLPFVLYRKPKEAKINGIFQSDDVLHGVTDFSESGFVFAPFDDDDTVILIKVDEKLEEIIQPAHIQATLDTVEVTDDVFAKGAFVDMVEKAKDVIHSGDIEKVVVSRKKELPVSASAIDIFMKLVGTYENAFCYLWHHPKIGTWLGATPEILIKSTGNSFTTMSLAGTQLANGTDPVPTWGEKELEEQQLVTDYIGRVLEGKVTKLEIGVKESVRAGRLWHLRTKITGNFKKGELGSLIRSLHPTSAVCGIPKDRAKKFIMEHESYNRLFYTGFLGELNLTKEFSRNSNSRNQENNAYRSVRTATELFVNLRCMMWEPGKATLFVGGGITAGSNPQKEWEETENKSQTLLKVLLD; the protein is encoded by the coding sequence ATGTTAACCTCTCTTATTGAAAAGGCACGAGATCATTATTTGCAGCAACTCCCTTTTGTACTCTACAGAAAACCAAAGGAAGCCAAAATCAATGGAATTTTTCAAAGTGATGATGTATTACATGGGGTTACGGATTTCAGTGAAAGTGGTTTTGTTTTCGCACCCTTTGATGATGATGATACCGTTATTTTAATCAAGGTCGATGAAAAGCTAGAGGAAATTATTCAGCCTGCTCATATCCAGGCAACATTGGATACGGTTGAAGTTACTGATGATGTTTTTGCAAAGGGGGCCTTTGTGGATATGGTAGAAAAAGCCAAAGATGTAATCCATAGCGGTGATATAGAAAAAGTGGTGGTTTCCAGAAAAAAAGAGTTGCCAGTTTCTGCCTCGGCCATAGATATATTCATGAAATTGGTCGGTACCTATGAAAACGCATTTTGTTATTTATGGCATCATCCCAAAATTGGCACCTGGTTAGGTGCCACACCGGAAATTTTAATAAAAAGTACCGGAAATTCTTTTACTACCATGTCATTGGCAGGAACTCAATTGGCCAATGGAACAGATCCTGTTCCCACTTGGGGCGAGAAGGAACTGGAAGAACAACAATTAGTGACCGATTATATCGGAAGAGTTTTGGAGGGAAAAGTCACGAAACTAGAAATTGGTGTCAAAGAGTCCGTAAGGGCAGGTCGTCTATGGCATTTAAGAACTAAAATAACGGGAAATTTCAAAAAAGGTGAGCTGGGAAGTTTGATTAGGTCATTACATCCCACATCGGCCGTATGTGGAATACCAAAGGATAGGGCCAAAAAATTCATAATGGAGCATGAAAGCTATAACCGGTTATTTTATACGGGGTTTTTGGGTGAACTAAACCTTACAAAAGAATTTTCGAGGAACTCAAATTCAAGAAATCAAGAAAATAATGCATATAGGTCTGTCCGAACCGCCACAGAGCTTTTTGTAAACCTGCGTTGTATGATGTGGGAGCCAGGTAAGGCAACTTTGTTTGTTGGTGGAGGTATTACTGCGGGGTCAAATCCGCAAAAGGAATGGGAGGAAACCGAAAACAAAAGTCAGACTCTTTTAAAAGTACTTTTGGATTAA
- a CDS encoding PaaI family thioesterase yields the protein MGDHKDKILEVCNTSSRNTLMETLDIVYVELGEDYLVAKMPVTPKVHQPDGVLHGGAMVALAESVGSMASYIFLNAAEFFVRGIEISANHVKSIKEGYVFAKASFIHKGRTTQVWDIRITNEDDQLISVCKLTTIALPKK from the coding sequence ATGGGCGATCACAAAGATAAGATTCTTGAGGTGTGCAACACTTCTTCCAGGAATACCTTAATGGAAACCTTGGATATAGTGTATGTGGAATTGGGCGAGGATTATTTAGTAGCAAAAATGCCCGTTACCCCCAAGGTGCATCAACCAGATGGAGTTTTGCATGGAGGCGCTATGGTGGCTTTGGCGGAAAGTGTAGGCAGTATGGCTTCCTATATATTTCTAAATGCTGCTGAGTTTTTTGTAAGGGGGATTGAAATTTCCGCTAACCATGTTAAGAGCATCAAAGAAGGATACGTTTTTGCAAAGGCTTCCTTTATTCATAAGGGGAGAACGACCCAAGTTTGGGATATAAGAATAACCAATGAAGATGATCAATTAATATCTGTTTGTAAATTGACCACCATAGCCTTGCCAAAAAAATAA
- a CDS encoding alpha/beta hydrolase, translated as MNTHIKQVQYQHTNSYETLNELGSETKNVWLVFHGIGFLSKYFLRYFDELNPLKNYIIAPQAPSKYYLNNQYRHVGASWLTRVDREQETQNVLNYIEKVIENESIPKRCNLIVLGFSQGVSIATRLIAKTGLQCEKLVLYAGGLPNELSAKDFNSLFENQTKIYSIVGTEDEYINTDRLKEENNKLIELFKGKAEKITFEGGHELKKEIINSLAD; from the coding sequence ATGAATACCCATATAAAACAAGTACAATACCAACATACCAATTCTTATGAAACGCTCAACGAACTGGGTTCAGAAACAAAAAATGTTTGGTTGGTCTTTCATGGTATTGGCTTTTTGAGCAAATATTTCCTTAGATATTTTGATGAGTTAAATCCTTTGAAGAATTACATAATTGCCCCACAGGCACCTTCAAAATATTATTTGAACAACCAATACAGACATGTTGGGGCCAGCTGGTTGACTCGTGTGGACAGGGAACAAGAAACCCAAAATGTTCTAAACTATATAGAAAAAGTTATCGAAAACGAAAGTATTCCAAAACGATGTAATTTAATTGTACTGGGTTTTTCCCAAGGGGTTTCAATTGCAACAAGGCTCATTGCAAAAACAGGATTACAATGTGAAAAACTAGTTTTATATGCAGGTGGACTGCCCAATGAACTGTCCGCAAAGGACTTTAATAGTCTATTTGAAAATCAAACTAAAATATACTCGATTGTGGGTACTGAAGATGAGTATATCAATACCGATAGACTTAAAGAGGAAAACAATAAATTAATAGAGTTATTTAAAGGTAAAGCGGAAAAAATTACATTTGAAGGCGGACACGAACTGAAAAAAGAAATTATTAATTCCCTAGCTGATTGA
- a CDS encoding GNAT family N-acetyltransferase: MEIILENERVKLSPLNLENYQYLIPVASEKKLVQYSPSDIETPESLKKYVTLALEHQDQKSAIPFIIYDKKLSKYAGSSRYMNIHWGNKVLHIGSTWIGKEFQGTGLNAEMKKLMLHYAFMDLGFEKVEFRVDERNLKSRRAVEKLGCTLEGILRKDVYLLDGFKRNTCCYGLLKEEWEKNPN; this comes from the coding sequence ATGGAAATTATTCTTGAAAACGAAAGAGTAAAGCTATCGCCCCTGAACTTGGAAAATTATCAGTACTTAATTCCAGTGGCTTCCGAAAAAAAATTGGTTCAATATTCCCCATCCGATATTGAAACTCCCGAGTCTCTTAAAAAATACGTTACCCTAGCCTTGGAACACCAAGACCAAAAGTCTGCGATTCCCTTTATCATTTATGATAAAAAACTATCGAAATATGCGGGCAGTTCCAGATATATGAACATTCATTGGGGCAATAAGGTACTGCATATAGGCTCTACCTGGATTGGCAAGGAATTTCAGGGAACAGGTCTAAATGCCGAAATGAAAAAATTAATGTTGCACTATGCCTTTATGGACCTCGGTTTTGAAAAGGTGGAATTTAGAGTTGACGAACGTAACCTGAAATCTAGAAGAGCCGTTGAAAAACTAGGGTGTACCTTGGAAGGTATTTTAAGAAAGGATGTCTATCTTTTGGACGGATTTAAAAGAAACACCTGTTGCTATGGTCTTTTAAAAGAAGAATGGGAAAAGAACCCTAACTAG
- the dnaK gene encoding molecular chaperone DnaK, with protein sequence MSKIIGIDLGTTNSCVSVMEGNEPVVIPNAEGKRTTPSVIAFVDGGEIKVGDPAKRQAVTNPHKTIYSIKRFMGNKFSESEKEAKRVPYKVTKGDNDTPRVDIDGRLYTPQELSAMILQKMKKTAEDYLGQDVTRAVITVPAYFNDSQRQATKEAGEIAGLTVERIINEPTAASLAYGLDKKDTDQKIVVFDFGGGTHDVSILELGDGVFEVLATDGDTHLGGDDVDQKIIDWLAEEFKAEEGLDLRDDSMALQRLREAAEKAKIELSSSAQTEINLPYVTATASGPKHLVRTLTRSKFEQLIADLVKRTIEPCETALKSAGLSKSDIDEIILVGGSTRIPAVQEAVEKFFGKKPSKGVNPDEVVAIGAAIQGGVLTGDVKDVLLLDVTPLSLGIETMGSVMTKLIEANTTIPTKKSQVFSTAADNQPSVEIHVLQGERPMAADNKTIGKFHLDGIPPAPRGTPQIEVTFDIDANGIIKVSATDKATGKSQDIRIEASSGLTEEEIKKMKAEAEANAESDKKAKETADKLNEADGMIFQTEKQLSEFGDKLSDDKKKPIEEALAELKKAYESKDLAVITPALDKINQAWKVASEEMYKAQAEAQQGGATQGEPTADSGNASEGDNVEDVDFEEVK encoded by the coding sequence ATGAGTAAGATTATTGGAATAGATTTGGGTACTACCAACTCCTGTGTCTCCGTGATGGAAGGTAATGAGCCAGTAGTAATTCCAAATGCAGAAGGTAAAAGAACTACACCATCCGTGATTGCTTTTGTGGATGGCGGTGAAATAAAGGTTGGGGATCCTGCCAAAAGACAGGCGGTTACCAATCCGCATAAAACTATTTACTCCATAAAACGATTTATGGGTAATAAATTTTCCGAGTCGGAAAAAGAGGCAAAAAGAGTTCCTTATAAGGTTACAAAAGGTGATAATGATACTCCGCGCGTGGATATTGATGGTCGTTTGTACACACCACAGGAATTGTCCGCTATGATTCTTCAAAAAATGAAGAAAACGGCAGAGGATTATTTGGGGCAGGATGTTACCCGTGCGGTAATTACCGTACCTGCTTACTTCAATGACTCTCAAAGGCAGGCAACAAAAGAAGCCGGTGAAATTGCGGGTCTAACAGTGGAGCGAATCATTAATGAACCTACCGCGGCTTCTTTGGCTTACGGATTGGATAAAAAGGATACCGATCAAAAGATAGTGGTATTTGACTTTGGTGGTGGTACACATGACGTTTCCATATTGGAATTAGGAGACGGTGTTTTTGAAGTATTGGCTACTGATGGGGATACCCACTTAGGAGGTGATGACGTTGATCAAAAAATAATAGACTGGTTGGCTGAAGAGTTCAAAGCGGAAGAAGGATTGGATTTACGAGATGACTCTATGGCCTTACAACGATTACGTGAGGCAGCTGAAAAAGCGAAAATTGAGTTATCTTCTTCAGCACAGACTGAAATCAACTTGCCATATGTTACGGCTACCGCATCCGGTCCTAAACACTTGGTACGTACCTTGACGCGATCAAAATTTGAGCAATTGATAGCCGATTTGGTAAAAAGAACGATTGAGCCTTGTGAAACAGCATTGAAATCTGCAGGACTCTCAAAAAGTGATATCGATGAGATTATTTTGGTAGGGGGGTCTACAAGAATTCCTGCCGTACAAGAGGCCGTTGAAAAATTCTTTGGTAAGAAGCCTTCCAAAGGTGTGAATCCGGATGAGGTTGTTGCCATTGGGGCTGCTATACAAGGTGGTGTTTTGACCGGAGATGTTAAGGATGTATTACTTTTAGATGTTACACCACTTTCACTAGGTATCGAAACTATGGGAAGTGTAATGACCAAATTGATCGAGGCGAACACGACCATACCTACAAAGAAATCACAGGTATTCTCGACTGCCGCTGATAATCAGCCTTCCGTGGAAATACATGTGCTACAGGGTGAGCGACCTATGGCCGCTGATAATAAAACCATTGGAAAGTTCCACTTGGATGGAATTCCACCAGCACCTAGGGGAACACCTCAAATTGAAGTAACATTTGATATCGATGCCAATGGTATCATCAAGGTTTCCGCAACCGATAAGGCAACCGGAAAATCCCAAGATATTAGAATCGAGGCTTCTTCCGGATTGACCGAGGAAGAAATCAAAAAGATGAAAGCCGAAGCAGAAGCAAATGCGGAGAGCGATAAAAAAGCTAAGGAGACTGCCGATAAGCTGAATGAGGCCGATGGTATGATTTTTCAGACTGAAAAGCAACTTTCCGAATTTGGCGATAAATTGTCCGATGACAAGAAGAAACCTATAGAAGAAGCATTGGCCGAATTGAAAAAGGCTTACGAATCCAAAGATTTGGCGGTTATTACTCCTGCTTTGGACAAAATCAACCAAGCTTGGAAAGTAGCCTCTGAAGAGATGTACAAGGCACAGGCCGAAGCACAACAGGGGGGAGCAACCCAGGGAGAGCCTACGGCAGATAGCGGTAACGCATCCGAAGGTGATAACGTTGAGGACGTAGACTTCGAAGAAGTCAAGTAG
- a CDS encoding L-serine ammonia-lyase, whose protein sequence is MAQRESISVFDMLKIGIGPSSSHTLGPWRASERWISELRKDGQFDKVESITVNVYGSLSLTGKGHATDYALILGLLGADPEIIPVEEIHSLVQEVKSTQKLNFDGKRALDFNVEKDIIFHKKFLPFHANGLKFQALLDSGKKISKTYYSIGGGFVVVEERKNAKKKNMAFNTFPYPIENGKELLEVCSQESKSISEIVLANERSLRTDEEIDYQIGRVWNTMLECMYTGCHTEGKLPGGLNVKRRAFELHENLMGDLPYTNPEEWLQSIRQTEVKFRQILQWVSCFALSVNEVNASLGRVVTAPTNGSAGVIPAVLMYYLVIENHAGNFEHVKQFLLVAGEIGSIFKKGATISAAMGGCQAEIGVSSAMAAGALTELLGGTPEQVLMAAEIAMEHHLGLTCDPIGGLVQIPCIERNSMGAIKAINAAELALGSDPSEAKVPLDKVVQTMWETAKDMSSKYKETSEGGLAVGVFLSDC, encoded by the coding sequence ATGGCGCAAAGAGAGAGCATTAGTGTTTTTGATATGCTAAAGATTGGCATAGGGCCTTCCAGCTCCCATACTTTGGGTCCTTGGCGGGCCTCGGAAAGATGGATTTCAGAATTAAGGAAAGATGGGCAATTTGATAAAGTAGAATCTATTACCGTCAATGTATACGGTTCACTATCCTTAACAGGTAAAGGGCACGCAACAGATTATGCTCTAATTTTAGGTCTTCTTGGGGCTGATCCAGAAATTATTCCTGTGGAAGAAATCCACTCTTTGGTCCAAGAAGTGAAAAGCACCCAAAAACTAAATTTTGACGGGAAAAGGGCACTTGATTTCAATGTGGAAAAGGATATTATATTCCATAAAAAGTTCTTGCCTTTTCATGCCAATGGATTAAAGTTTCAGGCGTTGTTGGATAGTGGAAAAAAAATATCCAAAACCTACTATTCCATTGGAGGAGGATTTGTGGTGGTTGAGGAGCGTAAAAACGCCAAGAAAAAAAACATGGCTTTCAATACCTTTCCTTATCCTATTGAAAATGGAAAGGAATTGTTGGAAGTTTGTAGCCAAGAATCAAAAAGTATATCGGAAATAGTTCTGGCAAACGAAAGGTCCTTAAGAACGGATGAAGAAATTGATTATCAGATTGGCAGGGTGTGGAATACTATGCTCGAATGCATGTATACAGGTTGCCATACGGAAGGGAAACTCCCCGGAGGATTAAATGTAAAAAGAAGGGCATTTGAACTACATGAAAACCTAATGGGCGACCTCCCCTACACGAACCCTGAGGAATGGCTTCAATCCATCAGGCAAACGGAGGTGAAATTTCGACAGATTTTACAATGGGTAAGTTGTTTTGCATTGAGTGTAAATGAAGTTAACGCCTCCTTGGGAAGGGTCGTAACAGCCCCGACCAATGGAAGCGCAGGAGTAATACCGGCCGTACTCATGTATTATTTGGTGATCGAGAACCATGCAGGTAACTTTGAACATGTAAAACAGTTCCTTTTGGTTGCCGGGGAAATAGGAAGCATATTTAAAAAGGGAGCCACCATTTCCGCCGCCATGGGTGGTTGCCAAGCAGAAATAGGGGTCTCTTCCGCCATGGCGGCGGGTGCCCTGACGGAACTATTAGGCGGAACACCGGAACAGGTCCTTATGGCAGCTGAAATTGCCATGGAACACCATCTGGGCCTTACATGTGATCCTATAGGTGGCCTGGTCCAAATTCCCTGTATTGAACGAAATTCCATGGGAGCTATCAAGGCCATCAATGCGGCGGAACTGGCCTTGGGGTCCGACCCTTCAGAAGCCAAGGTACCCTTGGACAAAGTTGTCCAGACCATGTGGGAGACCGCCAAGGATATGAGTTCCAAATATAAAGAGACCTCTGAGGGAGGACTGGCTGTTGGAGTATTCCTAAGCGATTGTTGA
- a CDS encoding DUF294 nucleotidyltransferase-like domain-containing protein produces the protein MKNLISERVADFLKNYPPFNIMEGKLLEDLSQQVSIVYKEKGSLVFSLNEEAHPNFYVVHKGAIELNNPVTKSISDYCDEGDIFGLRPLIAKENYKLEALAYEESILYAIPIAAFRPITESDSRVSNFLTESFASNTRNPYNQAQKFERAGVATTINAQGNLVIDDFQPVRYSKKLVTCSPRTTIQKAAEKMTKNRIGSILVCDKELPVGIVTDKDLRNKVVTGSVPITSSVKSIMSAPVITYPQKITIAQAQMAMMKSDISHLILTKDGTANSEPVGVVSKNDIMVSLGDNPAVIVKAIKRAEKIKQIKELRKSIMMLLHGYLEQNLPMALTSKIISELNDTCIKQVIQISLKKMKSPPPVGFAWLALGSQGRGEQLLHTDQDNALVFEDVADEELPKTTDYFLKLSQKVTKGLHKIGYEYCPAEMMASNPKWCLSLKEWKNKLSYWIINPGPNEVLMSSIFFDYSLAYGERDLLDQMSEYIFSNVKKYPIFLVHIANGALQSPSPSGFFRSFLVEQDGQHKDFFDLKNRALRPLIDAARVLVLSHSVKGISNTWERYEKLAELEPNNKELYLACSYATKALLKFRTKQGLLHRDSGRYIELESLTKEEKMKLKRTFKAIKEIQEVISVRFKVANILG, from the coding sequence ATGAAGAATCTAATTTCGGAACGTGTCGCGGATTTCCTAAAAAACTATCCCCCTTTCAACATTATGGAAGGAAAGCTCTTGGAGGATTTATCCCAACAGGTTAGCATAGTCTATAAAGAAAAAGGAAGTTTGGTCTTTTCATTGAACGAGGAAGCACATCCGAATTTTTATGTGGTACATAAAGGAGCCATAGAACTGAACAACCCCGTTACAAAATCAATTTCGGATTATTGTGATGAAGGTGATATTTTTGGCCTTAGACCTTTAATAGCCAAGGAGAATTACAAATTGGAAGCCCTGGCCTATGAAGAATCGATTTTATACGCCATTCCCATTGCTGCTTTTCGACCCATTACAGAGTCGGACTCCAGAGTCTCCAATTTTCTAACTGAAAGTTTTGCCTCCAATACTAGAAACCCCTACAATCAGGCTCAAAAATTTGAAAGGGCCGGGGTAGCAACAACCATTAACGCTCAAGGAAATTTAGTAATAGATGATTTCCAACCTGTTAGATACTCCAAAAAGTTGGTGACATGCAGTCCCAGAACCACCATACAGAAAGCAGCGGAAAAGATGACCAAAAACCGGATCGGATCCATACTCGTTTGCGATAAAGAACTACCCGTGGGTATTGTAACGGATAAAGACTTAAGGAACAAAGTAGTTACCGGAAGTGTACCCATTACTTCCTCCGTAAAAAGTATTATGTCTGCACCGGTAATTACCTATCCTCAAAAAATTACCATAGCCCAAGCACAAATGGCAATGATGAAGAGTGATATAAGCCATTTAATACTGACAAAAGATGGAACTGCAAACAGTGAACCCGTGGGTGTGGTCTCTAAGAACGACATCATGGTTTCCCTTGGAGATAATCCCGCAGTTATTGTTAAGGCTATAAAAAGAGCTGAAAAAATTAAGCAAATCAAGGAATTGCGTAAAAGTATTATGATGCTCTTACATGGTTATTTGGAACAAAACCTGCCCATGGCACTTACCTCCAAAATAATATCGGAGTTGAATGACACTTGCATAAAACAGGTTATCCAAATTTCCTTGAAAAAAATGAAGTCTCCACCACCGGTGGGTTTTGCATGGCTTGCCTTGGGTAGCCAAGGCCGTGGTGAACAGTTGTTACATACGGACCAAGACAATGCACTGGTTTTTGAGGATGTTGCAGATGAAGAGCTTCCTAAGACTACGGATTATTTTTTAAAGCTTTCTCAGAAAGTTACCAAGGGTCTCCATAAAATAGGATATGAATATTGCCCTGCCGAAATGATGGCATCCAATCCCAAGTGGTGTCTTAGCCTTAAGGAGTGGAAGAACAAACTATCCTATTGGATTATTAATCCGGGTCCAAACGAAGTGTTAATGTCCTCCATATTTTTTGACTATAGTCTCGCCTACGGTGAACGTGATTTATTGGACCAAATGTCCGAATACATTTTTTCCAACGTAAAAAAGTATCCCATTTTTTTGGTGCATATTGCGAACGGTGCTTTACAAAGCCCGTCACCATCAGGATTTTTTAGGTCATTTCTCGTGGAGCAAGATGGACAACATAAAGATTTCTTTGATTTAAAGAACCGGGCTTTGCGCCCCTTAATTGATGCCGCGCGCGTTTTGGTTCTATCGCATTCCGTGAAAGGAATAAGTAATACCTGGGAGCGTTATGAAAAATTGGCCGAATTGGAACCCAATAATAAGGAGCTTTATCTTGCTTGTTCATATGCCACTAAGGCCTTGTTGAAATTTAGGACCAAACAAGGTTTGCTCCATCGTGATTCCGGTCGCTATATTGAGTTGGAATCCCTCACCAAGGAAGAAAAAATGAAGTTGAAAAGAACATTCAAGGCAATCAAGGAAATCCAGGAGGTAATATCTGTCCGTTTTAAAGTTGCTAATATTTTGGGCTGA
- a CDS encoding 3'-5' exonuclease, whose translation MGIFNRSSTLPEYWNAYVKTFDKHLPKLFQELTFVVLDTETTGFDKTEDRILSIGALKLKNNLIHVDDVFDVYIEQKKFNEKSIAIHGILNNSKRDCISEELAIQKFLEYVGNNVVVAHHAGFDIGMINSALKRLGLPKLKNKSLDTGVLYKQTLIKSYLVQPQEHYSLDDLAEKYSISKKDRHTALGDAYITALAFVKILSKIKEKKVLSLKNLR comes from the coding sequence ATGGGTATATTTAATAGGTCATCTACACTTCCAGAGTACTGGAACGCTTACGTAAAGACGTTCGATAAGCATTTACCTAAATTATTCCAAGAACTAACATTTGTTGTTTTAGACACTGAAACTACGGGTTTTGATAAAACTGAAGATAGAATTCTTTCAATAGGTGCTCTCAAATTAAAGAACAATCTAATACATGTCGATGATGTTTTTGATGTTTATATAGAACAGAAAAAATTTAATGAAAAAAGTATTGCCATACACGGTATTCTGAACAACAGCAAACGTGATTGTATATCCGAAGAATTGGCAATTCAAAAATTCTTGGAATACGTTGGAAATAATGTCGTAGTGGCTCACCACGCGGGGTTTGATATAGGAATGATCAATAGCGCACTTAAGCGTTTGGGACTTCCTAAACTAAAGAACAAATCTTTGGATACCGGAGTTTTATATAAGCAGACACTCATTAAGTCCTACCTTGTTCAACCACAAGAACATTATTCGCTGGACGATTTAGCGGAAAAGTATTCCATATCAAAAAAAGATAGGCACACCGCGCTGGGTGATGCCTATATTACAGCTCTAGCCTTCGTAAAAATACTTTCGAAGATTAAAGAAAAGAAAGTGTTATCCCTGAAAAATTTAAGATAA
- a CDS encoding phosphoribosylaminoimidazolesuccinocarboxamide synthase yields the protein MSNTIFDTNFTFPNQKSVYKGKVREVYALEDDRLIMIATDRLSAFDVVMPKGIPYKGQILNQIATKMMASTADIVPNWLMATPDPNVAIGHSCEPFKVEMVIRGYMSGHAAREYKAGKRELCGVTMPEGLKENDKFPSPIITPATKAEMGDHDEDISREDILKRGIVSKEDYEVLEKYTRALFQRGTEIAAERGLILVDTKYEFGKTKQGEIVLIDEIHTPDSSRYFYADGYQERQDKNEPQKQLSKEFVRQWLISNGFQGLEGQKVPFMSDDYIESVSERYIELYENITGEKFVKADTEHINERIETNILTYLKNS from the coding sequence ATGTCGAATACCATTTTTGATACCAATTTTACTTTTCCCAATCAGAAAAGTGTTTATAAGGGTAAGGTAAGGGAAGTATATGCCTTAGAGGACGATAGGCTGATCATGATAGCAACCGATAGACTTTCGGCCTTTGATGTGGTCATGCCCAAAGGAATACCTTATAAAGGACAGATTTTGAATCAGATTGCAACTAAAATGATGGCTTCTACCGCTGATATCGTTCCAAATTGGTTAATGGCCACTCCGGACCCAAATGTCGCCATAGGCCACTCCTGTGAGCCTTTTAAAGTGGAAATGGTCATTCGAGGATATATGTCCGGTCATGCGGCGAGGGAATACAAAGCGGGTAAAAGGGAGCTTTGTGGGGTTACTATGCCAGAGGGTTTAAAGGAAAACGATAAATTTCCATCTCCAATCATAACTCCCGCTACAAAGGCGGAAATGGGCGATCATGATGAGGATATTTCCAGAGAAGACATCCTTAAACGAGGAATTGTATCCAAAGAAGATTACGAGGTCCTGGAAAAATATACCAGAGCCCTGTTTCAGCGGGGAACCGAAATTGCTGCAGAAAGAGGACTTATTTTGGTGGATACCAAATACGAGTTCGGTAAAACAAAGCAGGGTGAAATTGTCTTGATCGATGAAATTCATACGCCCGATTCTTCCCGGTATTTTTATGCAGATGGATATCAAGAGCGACAGGATAAAAATGAACCCCAAAAGCAATTGTCCAAAGAGTTCGTCAGGCAATGGCTCATATCCAATGGTTTTCAAGGATTAGAGGGACAGAAAGTACCATTTATGTCCGATGATTATATTGAATCCGTCTCGGAGCGATACATTGAACTATATGAGAATATTACTGGAGAAAAGTTTGTAAAGGCCGACACGGAGCATATCAATGAACGTATTGAAACTAATATTCTTACCTATCTTAAAAATTCTTGA
- a CDS encoding PhoH family protein, whose translation MNEIVLELTEVSPREFFGQQNENIELLKKYFPKLKIVARGNKIKAYGEEEQLEEFDKRFDMLTEHFIKYNKLDENSIERVLTSNDGKDYHGPENSGETLVHGVSGRLIKAQTVNQRRLVDAARKNDMVFAIGPAGTGKTYTGVALAVKALKEKQVRRIILTRPAVEAGENLGFLPGDLKEKLDPYMQPLYDALRDMIPAEKLAHYIENGTIQIAPMAFMRGRTLDDAFVILDEAQNTTHAQMKMFLTRMGRNAKFLLTGDPGQIDLPRRTISGLKEALLILQNVEGIEIIYLDDKDVIRHKLVKKVIEAYRTIEHQN comes from the coding sequence TTGAACGAAATCGTATTAGAACTCACCGAAGTTAGCCCAAGAGAGTTTTTTGGACAACAAAATGAAAATATAGAACTTCTAAAAAAATATTTTCCGAAACTTAAAATTGTAGCCAGAGGTAATAAAATAAAGGCCTATGGCGAAGAGGAGCAGTTGGAGGAGTTTGACAAGCGCTTTGACATGCTCACCGAGCATTTCATCAAGTATAATAAACTCGACGAAAATAGCATTGAAAGGGTGCTCACCAGTAATGACGGCAAGGATTACCATGGTCCTGAAAATAGCGGAGAAACTTTGGTACATGGGGTTAGCGGCAGGTTAATAAAGGCCCAGACCGTCAATCAACGTCGTTTGGTGGATGCCGCTAGAAAAAACGACATGGTGTTTGCTATAGGTCCGGCCGGAACCGGGAAAACATATACCGGGGTTGCCTTGGCGGTAAAAGCTTTGAAGGAAAAGCAGGTGCGAAGAATTATATTGACTAGACCCGCTGTTGAAGCTGGAGAGAATTTGGGTTTTTTGCCAGGTGATTTAAAGGAAAAGCTAGATCCTTACATGCAACCTTTATATGATGCCCTAAGGGACATGATACCTGCCGAAAAATTGGCCCATTATATTGAGAACGGTACCATACAGATTGCCCCAATGGCCTTTATGCGAGGAAGAACCTTGGACGATGCCTTTGTCATCTTGGATGAAGCCCAGAACACTACCCATGCACAAATGAAAATGTTTCTTACCCGTATGGGAAGAAATGCCAAATTCTTATTGACAGGGGATCCGGGCCAGATAGATTTGCCAAGGCGAACCATTTCCGGGCTTAAGGAGGCCTTATTGATACTCCAAAATGTAGAAGGCATCGAAATTATTTATTTGGATGATAAGGACGTGATACGCCATAAACTCGTGAAGAAGGTTATTGAGGCCTATAGAACTATTGAACATCAAAATTAG